In Patescibacteria group bacterium, the genomic stretch GAGTAACATCTATCTGCTCCTGCGAAATACCTTCTATACCGGCAAATTTGAATTCCCGAAGCATAGCAACAACTGGTACTTAGGCAAACACCAATCAATTATCAGCCAAGCGCTATTTGATAAGGTACAGGAACGGTTAAAAAAAGACGCTAACATAAACCCGTGGGGAGCTAAAGAGTTTGCCTTTACCAAACTGATTACTTGCGGGCATTGCGGGAGCGGCGTTACAGCGATGGAAAAATTTAAGAAAACTAAAAACACCGTTCACCGCTATGTCTATTACGGCTGTACCCGAGCCAAGGATCGGAGCTGTAAATACCGCTATGTGCGCGAGGAAGAAATAATCAGCCAGCTGATTAAGATTATCGGCCAGCTGGACTTGGACGAACTGGAAGTAAGAGAAAAGATGAAAAATGAAATTGACCGCTACAATAAATTTCAAGGAATACTGGGCTTGAGTAAAAATGGCAAACAGGTTGATCTGGATTTAAAGAAGTATGTTATTTATCTCTTGAAAGAAGGAACGAGCTTTGAGAAGAGAGAAATTTTATCCTGCCTAAAAAGCAAGCTGGTCTTAGTGGAAAGAGAATTAAAATTAGTTAGCTAAACGAAAAAGCCGCCCCAATTATTGGGATGGCTTTTCCTTTATCTACATAGCGCAAGAGGCCTCTCGGTCGCTTGCACCGTTCACAGTCTGGCAGGGGCGGTAGGAATCGAACCCACGCTAACGGTTTTGGAGACCGTAGTACTACCACTATACGACGCCCCCACAAGAATAAGTAGTCTAGCAACGCCCCAATTTCTTAATTTCTAATATCCAATCATTGGTGTGATAAAAACCAAATTAGAAATTAAGAAATCAGGAACGTCAAAAAATAAACCATTAAATCATTATTTCGTTTCTTTATGCGGAGTATGTTTTTTACAAGTTTTGCAGTACTTGGACAATTCCAAACGGGTTTTGATAGTTTTTTTATTCTTGTGCTGTCGGTAGTTAACCTTTTTGCACTCAGTACATTCAAATTTAACGTACTTGTCATCAGTTCTTTTTGCCATAAATTTTATTGATTATTTTAGATAAATTAAATCTGTTTTAATGGAGCCGATGGTCGGAATCGAACCGACAACCTACAGTTTACAAAACTGTTGCTCTGCCAATTGAGCTACATCGGCTCAAGTTATCATAGGCGCGACAAATCGCTGCTCTTGCCAGCCAATTAATACTAGTTTTGACCCAAATGTTAATAAGTGTGTTTATTTTAAAGTATTTTAACAAAAAAGTCAAAGGTTACTTTTTAGCTTATTTTATTTGCGAAAAAAGCTATTTTATTCTACAATCGTGCTATTATGTTGCCAACAAAGGATGCCATTCTAAAAATTTCAATGTTTTTCCTAATCAGCGTCTTGATTATTTTTTCTTCAACAATCTTTGTTTTTCTGCCATCATTTTTTTTATCCAATAAATTAATCTTGTCCTGGTCATCAATTATTCCGTTGATAATAAAACAATTTTTCATCTTTGCCGTTATTTTCTTTTGTCCTTTGTTTTTTCGAAAATCTTTTATTTTACGCATTATCTTTTCTTTTTCCGCCGCGATTTACTACCTTTCAGTTTATTTTTTAGTAGCTTATTGGGCGGTAACAGGCAATGCTTTTAATCCTTATTTTTTTCTTGACTCATTTAACGAAATTTTTAAAACGGGAGAAAATATTTTTAGCTTTCCCCTTATATTGACTTTTTGCGCAATCGCAATTTTGTTTTATCTTTTTAATCTGTTCTTTTTTTATGTTTTTTACAACCTTGTTCATGAAATAAACCAAAACGGTTATTTTTCTAAAATGTTTAAAAAATTAAAATATGTTGTGATTGCCGGATTAGTGCTAAATCCCTTCCTTCCCCCTAATAACGGCTATTTGTCTTTTCAATATCAAATAATCGAATCTACCTATCACGCCAGAAAATATTTTTCTGCCTATACTCCTGTTATTGAAGACTTCGAAACCAATTCGACTGAAAGCATATTCATGCTTCAGCTTGAGTCAACTAATGCTATAGTACTAGAAGGTCAAATGCCAAAAATAAACGAAAAAAAATATGACGATCTTTATGCGCCATATTTTTATCAGGCAGCAAAAGACGGCGTGCTTTTTCCTTATTTTTGGTCTAATAGTGTAACCACCGACAGAGCCCAGGAAAATATTCTTTGCGGACTGGTAAACAATATCGGCGCCCCGCTATCCTACCACCCGGAAAAATTGACCGCTAAATGTCTGCCTAATATTTTAAATAATAATGGGTACAAAACCATTATTTTTCGCTCGGACGATCTTTCATTCCATAATATGGGAAACTTTTTTCAAGCGATGGGTTTTTCCGAAATTCATAACAAAGACATAATGAAACCGGACGATAAAAAATATATTTGGGGATATGACGATTGCATCTTTTATCAAAGAGCTTTTGAATATTTGAAAGAAAATTATCCTGACGGGAAAAAACTATTTGTTTATTTTGAAGTTTCCTCTCATCACATACCATGGACACCGTTTGATTCGTATACTTTTACTCACAAATTCGTTACACCAAGCAACTACGCTGAAACCTACATCAACTCTTCCCTGCAACAAGATTACTGTTTCTCGCGTTTTTATAAAGAATATCAGGATTATAACAATGGCAAAAGCCACCTTTTTGCTTTTGGCGACCATTCTTGGCCGGTTGGCATCAATAACGGCAACACCCTGCCTCACTACGGATCGTACAACGAAAATTTTTTAACTATGATGGCTTATATACCGCCAAAAAACGACCTGACAACTTTTTTTATTGACAAAATTGTCAGTAAAAATAATATTTACAGTGAAACCGATATCATCCCCACCATCTTTGAACTATTAAATAACAATACTTATCAAAATTCGCTGGTCTTTGAGCTCCAAAAAAACAAGCAAAAAGAAAACTACGAAAACTGTCATATCTTAGTTCAGCCATATGATGGCGGTCAAATAGTCGTGGTAAACGGTTTAGAAAAATATATCTACTATGTCAGCAAAAAACTAGTTTTAAAATTTGATCTAAAAGATGATTTTTGGGAAAAAAACCCGGAGATTGCAGATATTGATATTTCCAATAAGGAATTCAAAGAAAAATATTTTTGTCAGAGATTCAAATAAACTAATCCAAAAAACCCCGCTATAAAACGGGGTTTTTAAGCTACTTAATTTATTTACTGAACTTTTTTATCAAATTTTGCCAGGTTACCAGCAATGAACTAGCGACAAAAATAGATGAGTAGGTACCAAAAAATACTCCGAATATCAACGCTAAAGCAAAAAACTTGATTGAAGCGCCACCAAAGAAAAATATAGCTAGTAGCGTAAACATTACCGTCATTGATGTGTTGATTGAACGAACAGCAGTCTGATTGACAGAAATATTGACCGTTTCCTCAAAATCACCTTGATAACGATGAAGATTTTCCCTGATACGATCAAAAACAACAATTGTATCATTAACTGAGTAACCAAGTACTGTTAAAACGGCGGCGATAAACGGGGTATTGACTTCCACGCCGTAAAAATGACCGAGAAGAGCAAACACTCCACAAGTTATTGTCACATCATGGACCAAGGCAATTACCGCAGTAATACCATATTTCCAAGACTGGACCGGACGACCAACTTTACGAAAAGACCAGGCGATATAAGCAATAATCGCGATGATAACCAAAATTATCGCGTAAAAACTTTTAGTTTTCAATTCCTGACCTATTGTTGGACCGACTGATTCAAATTTTTCCTCTTGAAGACTTGCCTGATCAGAGACTCCGACGGGAACCGCTTCAATATTAACATTACCAATTTCTTTATTACTTTCAGTAACTACTTCTATTTTTGGCTGGCTATCCTTAGCACTGTCCACGGTCGTTGCGTCAGTAACGACGTATTTATTTTTTAATTTATTCAGAATTTCTTGATGCTGTTCTTCGGTAACGTCTTTGAAACGAAATATAAATTCATTATCCCCCACTGGCTGGACGGTAGTATCAGCCATATAATCCAATTCTTTTAGAACACTCGATATATCTTCAACGCTCGGTCGACTAGTATTTTGAAAAGAAACCTGCATCAAACTACCGCCGGTAAAATCAATGCCCGATTTTAGCCCCCACATCGAGAGAAACACGACTGAAGCTATTACTAACGCCAAAGAAAAGGCGTAATAAAATTTTCTTTTGCTGATAATTTTATACATATAATATTATTGTTTCTCGCTTTCGCTATTTTTTTTACGATTAAAAAGAAAATGCCAATTTTCTACCCTGCCAACAGCAATGGACTTCAAAAATCCGCGAGTAACGACAACGGCGGTAACTAGTGAAACCAAAATTCCGATTGCCAGTGTCAAAGCAAATCCACGCACCAAACTAGTAGTAAACCAAAACAACACGGCACAAGTAATCAAGGTAGAAATATTACCATCGCGAATTGACGACCAGGCGCGTTTAAATCCCTCGTCGATAGCTGAATTAAGCGGACGACCGGCACGAAACTCTTCTTTCATTCTTTCAAATATCAAGACATTAGCGTCAACAGCAATGCCGAGTGATAAAATAAACCCAGCGATACCTGATAAAGTCAGCGTAATACCAAACATTTTGAATATACTAAGCACTAAAACGCCGTAAATCAATAAAGCGACAACTGAAAGCAGTCCTGGTAAGCGATAAAAAATAATCATAAACAGCGCCACGGCTAAAAGACCAACCAGTCCGGCAAATAAACTTTTCTGGACAGAATCTTGTCCCAAACTCGCACCAATCGTTTGTTGGGACAAAAGAGTCACCGGAACAGGCAAAGCGCCGGCATTCAATCTCTGAACCAAAGTTTTTGCTTCAACTAAAGAAAAATTACCCGTGATAACCGCTTTGCCGCTTGGGATCTCCTCGCTTACTCGGGGTAAAGAGATGGCTTCGCCATCTAAAAAAATACCCACGGTTTTGTCAATATTTCTTCGAGTAATATCAGCAAATAAAGTTTTTCCTTCGTCATTAAACTCTAGAGCCACGGTTGGAGAACCGGTATTCGGATCAAATTCAACAGCCGCTTTTTTTAGCTGCTTGCCGGTCAAACCGGTATATTTCCAATTTTGACTAGAGGTGCTAACATCGGCGCTACTTTTAGTCTTAATCAATATATGACTCGCCTTCACTTCCAAATCTTCTCCCTGCCCACGCTCATCTTCTTTATAAACAATGTGATACCCAAAAACCGTTTGAACCAATTGTCTGGATATTTCTCCTTTTTTTAAAGTGTCAAAAACCGCCGTGTCGAACTCGGTAACATATGTTCCGCGTTTAGCCCATCCCAAATCACCGCCTTGGGTTGCCGATCCAGTATCTTCCGATTTTTCTTTGGCAATGTCGGCAAATTTGGAAATCGAAGAATTTAAAACCTCATTTAAAATACTCTCGGCAGTTTTTTTAGCTTCTTCGTTATACTTAGCTATTTCCTGTGCCTGATCTGTCTGTAATGGCTGACTGGAGTCCTCTTCTTTAAATTCAAGTAAAGGCGTTTCGCCAATCATTTTAATAGCTTGGTTTACATCCTTAACGCCAGCCAATTCAACAACGATTCTATAATCCTTTCCCGAACCGCTGATTTGAACTACCGGTTCAGCCACCCCAAAAGCATTGACGCGTCGTTCAATAACATCACGAGCCCCGGCGACAGCGTCAGCTTCCGATCCGGCAGGCACCTGCGAAACATCAGCCTGATAAACCAACTGCGCTCCACCCTGTAAATCCAAGCCTAAGCCAAAAGGAATGTTCCAATAATGAGGCAAGGTAATGCCTAATTTGGAATTCAACCAATCAACGCTTTTATTAAAAGGAGCCGGATATACTAAAAATCCGGCAAAAACTGCCATGATAATTATGGCTAGTACGGATAAACGTACTTTTGATATATTTGATATTTTCATATGACTGCGCTTTATTCTACGCTTTCTAAATATTTTTTGCAAGAAAGTACTTACTATTGACAAAAATAGAACGATCTGATATAGTGTAATGATAGAAAATTGACAGGTGACAAGCAATAACCAAAGCAAAGGGGTTTTGCAATGACAAAAAAAAGACAAAAAAATAGCGGCTTATACGGTTTTTTGACCCTACTGACTTTTTCCGTAATTGTATCTGCCTGGTATCAAATGCCCAAAACCTTGCCAAACGTGGTCATACTCGCCACATCACTGGGGCTGTTTACAACTTTGAATGCGATGCTCTGGACAGAAAAAGAGTTTATAAAAAATATAAACCTCCGCAAGATAAGCGAGGTCATTTCCTTAACACTCGTATCGGGTGTTATGCTCAACTGTGTATTTCTTAATCACGAAAAGCCATGGATGGCGGCGATCAATTTAATCATAATAACCCTGAGCATCTATGGTATCGTAAAAAAAATCCCGAAAATTGTTCACCCCCCCCTTACCTAAAACCACCCAAAAACCAGGAAGCCTTTCCTGGTTTTTTTAAAAACTATCCACTTCATTTAATTCGTAGCTTAAAACATTGTCATCAGCATCAAAAATAAACTTGCCGGTAAATTTTTTGTCTGCCAAAAATAACGGCAACCAATATTTGTCATCCGGCCACATAGTCTCAAAAGGTAACTCGTTAATATCAAACCACTTTGGCAGCATTTCCTCGCTTTCGCTTGGACTACCGACGATTTCCGTGCCTTTAAAAATATGCACGGTTAACATCTTGCCGTTATTGTCAAAATCAATCACGCCTCTTTTCTCGATCGTCTTAACGGTTACCCCAGCTTCTTCTTGTAGTTCGCGATGCAATGCTTCTTCAATAGTTTCTCCTTCGTGCACCTTGCCGCCAAAGCCGTTCCAACGACCGGCGCCGAAACCTCTTTTCTTCATACCCAGAAGTATTTTATCTGCTTCCATTATTAAACACAAAGTCATTATTTTACCGGTCGTCGTCCAAAAATTATTTACTAACGCTGTTTCCCAAATTTGTTTTGCCGTTATCTCATCAATACCAAAATTTTTTAATTGCTTGATAACCTTTTCCTCTTTTTTGTAATTACCAACATAATTAGATACGTTTTCAGTCAAACCGGCATATTTATAGATTTTACCCCACACTGCTTTACGTTCCATGAATTTTTTTACTGATTCACCGGTGTACCGCCAAACATCTTGATTTAACCCAAACCGCCAGTACAACCACAATTGCACAAAATGAAGAATGTCTTGCCATTCTTCTTTTATATCTTTCTTATTAAATTTTGCTATTGCTTCTGCCAACTCTTTTACTTCCGACAAAACCCGAATAAACCCGACTCTTTTACCAGAAGTATAGTCTTTAACATATTTACCGATCTTCATTTTACTTTCAATTTTAGCTAAATAATGTCTGACAATTTTATCTAAAACGTTTTTATTGCTAAACTAAGTTTAGTACATCGCTTATAAAATTATTGTAAACTAGCCGTCGATTTCGGGGGAAGTGATTGTACTTCTCAAACACGCCGCCCCGAACTCAGGGTCAAGTGTGACCGTCGACGGCTTTATTTTTTATGAAATTATTTAAATCTAATTGCTACCAACCCGTATTTTTTTATCTTTTCTTTGTAGCCAGGAAAGCTATAATACATTTTTTTTCCAGATCATTAGCTGTTTTGATAAAAGGATTAATGTCTTTAACTTTATACTTTTTTAATAACGCCGCTATACTGGCGACGTAATCAGCCGTTTTAACAACTTTCTCAACCTTGCCTTTACCACAAACTAAAACCAGCTTATCGCCCTCTTTTATATTTTGAAATTTGATCGTAGCGGCACGAGTTTCTATTTTTTTAGTACCATCGCAAATAGCTTCAAATATATCGCGATTGACCGCACGAAATCTCAACCGTCTTGTCAACATCATAACTTTTTTTCAAAAAAAAGTTTTTCCAAAACCTGATTAAATCCAGGCAAAAGCTTTAGCTTCTTTACTTCTGCTATTTTAAGCCATTTATAGTCCCGTGCCTCCCAATCCAGCTTAACTTTGTCGGTTTTAACTTCCACCAAAACTGGATGAACCACCCATGTCTTCTTGTATTTTGGCGCCTCCTGATCAACTATCTCTCCGAGCTTAATACTTTTGATCATGTTTTCGTTCATACCAAGTTCTTCCCTTATCTCGTCAACAACCTTTTCTTTTAGGCGTCTATGATCGTCAAGAAAACCAGATATGCCGTTCCAGTATCCGGGATAAAAATTCAAATCTTTGCTGCGCTGCACTAGTAATATTTTATCTTTGTATTTTAAAACGCAATTAATCACCGGAGCGAAGCGGACATGAGTAAAATCTATTTGTCCTGGTTTTGGTTTAAACTTTGATTTTGGCATATACTTTATTTTTTACTGCCAATAATTTGAAACTGATCCCCAATTTGTATCTTGGATTTTTGTATTCTTACTCCGAATCTAATCGCAAAGTCATCGGCGACCCTTTCTCTTAAAGATGCAAAATATTTATCCGCGCCTGACGGAATGGTATTTTCATGAATTTTTAAACCTCTATCCTTCGGTATCGCATTAACTATTTCTTTAGGAATATTTAAATTTAACAAATATTTTTCCATTCTATCTCTTACTCCAGCCGCTTCTGAAAAATCGTTTTTGGCAAGGGTGTCAATAGCGCTAAATAAAGACTCCAATTTCTTGGAAAAATCAATTGATAAGAAGGTTTCCTTAAATCTTTTTAAGGCGTTCCATTCCAACTCAGACACTTCCGATATTTTTGATTTTGTTATTTCAAATTTAATAAGAGGACCAATTCTACGCTTAATTTCCCTCTCGTCACCCCGCCTAACTTCCGTTACCACGTTTCCGTTCAGCTCTTCTAAAACAATTTCGTCCCTTGCGCTAACATCACAATTAGATATTAAAACAAACAGAGAAACCAGCTTAGACCTAAACTCCTCAGCCATATTAAAAATTGAATCGTTTGCTTGGTCAGTCGGAAAAAATATTTTAATTCTATTTTTTGCCCCCCATTGATTTAATTCGAACTGCTCAACCTCCATCCTCTCAATAAGAGGATTAAAATAGCGCCCTTCTGTCACTCCAGAAGAGAAATCAACACACGAAGATATTTCAATACTAACCTCTTTATTTTCCATGACAATTTTTGATCTTCAATGCTTGTTCGCAGAATTATTCTAAAGAAATAATTTGAATCCCCTTCTCTTTTATCCGCTCTTCTGACCAAAACAATTTATCTATCTTGAATTTTCCAACATAAGTCACTTTCTTTTCAATTTTTCTTCCAGTATATTCTTTCGTTTCGGGATTCCATTCTTCAAGTATAAGTACATCGCCTTCATTGATTTCAAAATCGTTGAGACGAAGCTCATATTTCTTCTTTCCAGAAGCTACCGCATCAAAATATTCTGGCCAAATTTTTTTCTTGATTATTGCCATATTATTTCCCATGACACTTCTTATACTTTTTACCCGAACCGCAAGGGCATAAATCATTACGACCGACTTTATCCCCTTCTTCATTTTTCATCTTACCGCTCACGGAAACCGGTTGTTTTGACTCACCCGGTTTTATATCACCAGAAAAAGCGGAAACGTTTTCACTGGCGCCGAACAATGAAACGCCCTGCCGATCAAGTAAAGAACGACTAAGCGACATACCGGCGCTGACCTTGTATATACTATAAACTATTTGCTGTTGAATCGCGCTCAAGAGCTGCTTGAACATTAAAAAAGCTTCTTTTTTATATTCCAGCAACGGATCATGCTGACCATAGCCGCGCAGTCCGATACCACGACGCAAATGATCGATTGCATCAAGATGTTCTACCCATAAAGTATCAATACTGCGTAAAATTATTCCTTTTTCCACATCACGAATTGCATTTACGTTGCCGCTGCTTAAAGTCGTTATTTCTTTTTCTTGTTCGTTGTATTTATTAACCGCTAACTCGTATAAATAACCACCGATCGCTTGCCGCGCTTCATCGCCATGCAAACCGCTCTTCTTTTCTCTTTCTTCAATATCAGTTAATTTGAGGCGAACATCAATACCAACTGAAAAAATAGAATTGACTGTTTCATATATCTCTTCGAGATTCCAATTATCAGGATAATCTTCGGCGGTATGAAATTCTACCACTTTTTCTATTTCGTTTTTAACCAAAGATAAAATTTCATTTTTTAAATCAGTTTTTGCCTCCAAAGCTTCACGGCGGCGGCGATAAATAGTTTCGCGCTGTTTATTCATTACATCGTCGTATTCAACCAAATGTTTTCGAGTGTCAAAATTATTACCCTCCACCTTTCTCTGCGCTGCCTCAATCGAGGAGTTAATCATTTTGTTTTCAATCGGCATATCGTCGGGAACTTTGAGGAACTCCATCATTCCTTTTATCCTCTCCGGACCAAAAATACGCATCAAATCATCTTCTAGAGAAATACAAAACTGAGAAACTCCGGGGTCCCCCTGACGACCGGAACGTCCGCGCAATTGATTGTCGATTCGACGCGACTCATGTCGCTCAGTACCTAAAACCAGTAAACCGCCCAGAGCAACAACTTTTTTATGTTCCTCTTCCCACTGAGTATACTGTGCTGAATCTTTTGTTGGCGGAGCACCTCCCAAAATAATATCAACGCCGCGACCAGCCATATTAGTTGCCAAAGTTACCGCTCCAACCCGACCGGCGTCAGCGATAATCTGCGCTTCCTGCTCATGATTTTTTGCGTTCAAAATCTGATGCGATATTCCCTCGCGCGACAGCAAATCTGAAAGTATTTCGTTTTTTTCGATAGAAATAGTACCGATTAAAACCGGCTGACCTTTTTCATTCAACTCCTTCACTTTTTGCACCACTGCGGAAAATTTCCCCTTTTCGTTTTTATAAATCAAATCATTCATATCATGACGCACCATGGGGCGATGAGTCGGAATCGGCGTAACATCAAGATTATAAATTTTAGCGAATTCCTCGGCTTCCGTCGCCGCCGTGCCAGTCATGCCGGAAAGTTTTTTGTACATGCGAAAAAGATTTTGAAAAGTAATAGTGGCAAGTGTCTGACTCTCTCGCTGAACATTAACACCCTCTTTGGCTTCTAATGCTTGATGCAGTCCTTCGGAATATCTTCTTCCCGGCATCAATCGACCGGTAAACTCATCAACGATTATTACTTCGTCATTACTAACCACATAATCACGATCACGTTTAAATAACACTAAAGCTTTCAATGCCTGCTCTAAATGATGAACCGTACTGATACCGCCTTCGGTATAAATATTTTCCATACCTAAAGCTTTTTCCATCTTTGTTATCCCGCCTTCAGTCAATGTCGCTGCGCGCAATTTTTCATCAATATTGTAATCTTCGTTTTCTTTCAACTGACGAACCAACTGGGCAAAGCGATAATACTGATCAGTTGATTCTTCAGCGGGAGCAGAAATAATCAACGGTGTCCTCGCCTCATCAATCAAAATTGAATCGATTTCATCAACAATAGCATAATGCTGTTGCCGCTGTGACATTTCGTCTAAAGCAACTACCATGTTGTCGCGCAAATAATCAAATCCAAACTCATTATTAGTACCATAAGTGATATCGGTGCGATAAGCTTCTTGACGCGAACTTTTTCGCACGCGATCCAAATAATCTTCCGAGGTGTTTTCCGGATCGTAAATATAAGAAATCAATTGATTTTGCAAAATACCAACGCTGAGTCCCAAAAAACTGTACACCTGACCCATCCAACAAGCATCACGTTTAGCCAAATAATCATTTACCGTAACTAAATGGACACCTTTTCCCTCTAAGGCGTTTAGATAAGCCGCTAACGTGGCAACTAAAGTTTTTCCTTCCCCGGTTTTCATCTCCGCTATTTTTCCTTTATGCAGAATATAACCGCCAATCAACTGAACATCGAAATGACGCATCCCCAAAGTTCTTCTTGATGCTTCACGCACCGCTGCAAAAGCCGGTACCAAAATATCATCCAAAGTTTTACCGGTCGCCAACACTTCTTTAAACTCAACGGTTTTATTCTTTAACTGCTCGTCTGTCAATGCCGCAAATTCCGGTTCGATAGCGTTAATCGCCGCTACAATATTTTTTTGTATTTCAGCGACTTCCTTGACATTGGGATCGCCAAAAATTTTCTTAAAAATAGACATAAAATAACAAAATCCCCACTTTTTAATTAAGTAGGGAAATTGTATCAAAAATATAGATAAAAAGCAATGTTTTATTTGTTTTTTTTGTCTCCGCGCCTGACCTTATCCGCCTTTTTTTCTTTAAATTTTTTTAGTTCCAACGCCATATGATCTTTAACCTTATCGATAGACTTATACAGATCTTTGGTTACTTTTTCCACCCGAAGTAATTTACCCGGCACTAAAACGTTAAGCTCGGCGCGATAAATCTGCCCCTTATGATGATGATGAGTGGTCAGTTCGACTTCGGCTTTTACATCCAATATTCCGGAAAAATATTTTTCCAGCATTACGGTTTTTGCCTCGACGTATTTTTTTATC encodes the following:
- the secF gene encoding protein translocase subunit SecF, with product MYKIISKRKFYYAFSLALVIASVVFLSMWGLKSGIDFTGGSLMQVSFQNTSRPSVEDISSVLKELDYMADTTVQPVGDNEFIFRFKDVTEEQHQEILNKLKNKYVVTDATTVDSAKDSQPKIEVVTESNKEIGNVNIEAVPVGVSDQASLQEEKFESVGPTIGQELKTKSFYAIILVIIAIIAYIAWSFRKVGRPVQSWKYGITAVIALVHDVTITCGVFALLGHFYGVEVNTPFIAAVLTVLGYSVNDTIVVFDRIRENLHRYQGDFEETVNISVNQTAVRSINTSMTVMFTLLAIFFFGGASIKFFALALIFGVFFGTYSSIFVASSLLVTWQNLIKKFSK
- a CDS encoding 8-oxo-dGTP diphosphatase — protein: MKIGKYVKDYTSGKRVGFIRVLSEVKELAEAIAKFNKKDIKEEWQDILHFVQLWLYWRFGLNQDVWRYTGESVKKFMERKAVWGKIYKYAGLTENVSNYVGNYKKEEKVIKQLKNFGIDEITAKQIWETALVNNFWTTTGKIMTLCLIMEADKILLGMKKRGFGAGRWNGFGGKVHEGETIEEALHRELQEEAGVTVKTIEKRGVIDFDNNGKMLTVHIFKGTEIVGSPSESEEMLPKWFDINELPFETMWPDDKYWLPLFLADKKFTGKFIFDADDNVLSYELNEVDSF
- a CDS encoding NUDIX domain-containing protein, coding for MPKSKFKPKPGQIDFTHVRFAPVINCVLKYKDKILLVQRSKDLNFYPGYWNGISGFLDDHRRLKEKVVDEIREELGMNENMIKSIKLGEIVDQEAPKYKKTWVVHPVLVEVKTDKVKLDWEARDYKWLKIAEVKKLKLLPGFNQVLEKLFFEKKL
- the secA gene encoding preprotein translocase subunit SecA, with the protein product MSIFKKIFGDPNVKEVAEIQKNIVAAINAIEPEFAALTDEQLKNKTVEFKEVLATGKTLDDILVPAFAAVREASRRTLGMRHFDVQLIGGYILHKGKIAEMKTGEGKTLVATLAAYLNALEGKGVHLVTVNDYLAKRDACWMGQVYSFLGLSVGILQNQLISYIYDPENTSEDYLDRVRKSSRQEAYRTDITYGTNNEFGFDYLRDNMVVALDEMSQRQQHYAIVDEIDSILIDEARTPLIISAPAEESTDQYYRFAQLVRQLKENEDYNIDEKLRAATLTEGGITKMEKALGMENIYTEGGISTVHHLEQALKALVLFKRDRDYVVSNDEVIIVDEFTGRLMPGRRYSEGLHQALEAKEGVNVQRESQTLATITFQNLFRMYKKLSGMTGTAATEAEEFAKIYNLDVTPIPTHRPMVRHDMNDLIYKNEKGKFSAVVQKVKELNEKGQPVLIGTISIEKNEILSDLLSREGISHQILNAKNHEQEAQIIADAGRVGAVTLATNMAGRGVDIILGGAPPTKDSAQYTQWEEEHKKVVALGGLLVLGTERHESRRIDNQLRGRSGRQGDPGVSQFCISLEDDLMRIFGPERIKGMMEFLKVPDDMPIENKMINSSIEAAQRKVEGNNFDTRKHLVEYDDVMNKQRETIYRRRREALEAKTDLKNEILSLVKNEIEKVVEFHTAEDYPDNWNLEEIYETVNSIFSVGIDVRLKLTDIEEREKKSGLHGDEARQAIGGYLYELAVNKYNEQEKEITTLSSGNVNAIRDVEKGIILRSIDTLWVEHLDAIDHLRRGIGLRGYGQHDPLLEYKKEAFLMFKQLLSAIQQQIVYSIYKVSAGMSLSRSLLDRQGVSLFGASENVSAFSGDIKPGESKQPVSVSGKMKNEEGDKVGRNDLCPCGSGKKYKKCHGK
- a CDS encoding sulfatase-like hydrolase/transferase, translating into MFKKLKYVVIAGLVLNPFLPPNNGYLSFQYQIIESTYHARKYFSAYTPVIEDFETNSTESIFMLQLESTNAIVLEGQMPKINEKKYDDLYAPYFYQAAKDGVLFPYFWSNSVTTDRAQENILCGLVNNIGAPLSYHPEKLTAKCLPNILNNNGYKTIIFRSDDLSFHNMGNFFQAMGFSEIHNKDIMKPDDKKYIWGYDDCIFYQRAFEYLKENYPDGKKLFVYFEVSSHHIPWTPFDSYTFTHKFVTPSNYAETYINSSLQQDYCFSRFYKEYQDYNNGKSHLFAFGDHSWPVGINNGNTLPHYGSYNENFLTMMAYIPPKNDLTTFFIDKIVSKNNIYSETDIIPTIFELLNNNTYQNSLVFELQKNKQKENYENCHILVQPYDGGQIVVVNGLEKYIYYVSKKLVLKFDLKDDFWEKNPEIADIDISNKEFKEKYFCQRFK
- a CDS encoding DUF3850 domain-containing protein, with the protein product MAIIKKKIWPEYFDAVASGKKKYELRLNDFEINEGDVLILEEWNPETKEYTGRKIEKKVTYVGKFKIDKLFWSEERIKEKGIQIISLE
- the rpmG gene encoding 50S ribosomal protein L33, with the protein product MAKRTDDKYVKFECTECKKVNYRQHKNKKTIKTRLELSKYCKTCKKHTPHKETK
- the secD gene encoding protein translocase subunit SecD, encoding MKISNISKVRLSVLAIIIMAVFAGFLVYPAPFNKSVDWLNSKLGITLPHYWNIPFGLGLDLQGGAQLVYQADVSQVPAGSEADAVAGARDVIERRVNAFGVAEPVVQISGSGKDYRIVVELAGVKDVNQAIKMIGETPLLEFKEEDSSQPLQTDQAQEIAKYNEEAKKTAESILNEVLNSSISKFADIAKEKSEDTGSATQGGDLGWAKRGTYVTEFDTAVFDTLKKGEISRQLVQTVFGYHIVYKEDERGQGEDLEVKASHILIKTKSSADVSTSSQNWKYTGLTGKQLKKAAVEFDPNTGSPTVALEFNDEGKTLFADITRRNIDKTVGIFLDGEAISLPRVSEEIPSGKAVITGNFSLVEAKTLVQRLNAGALPVPVTLLSQQTIGASLGQDSVQKSLFAGLVGLLAVALFMIIFYRLPGLLSVVALLIYGVLVLSIFKMFGITLTLSGIAGFILSLGIAVDANVLIFERMKEEFRAGRPLNSAIDEGFKRAWSSIRDGNISTLITCAVLFWFTTSLVRGFALTLAIGILVSLVTAVVVTRGFLKSIAVGRVENWHFLFNRKKNSESEKQ